A single window of Nicotiana sylvestris chromosome 3, ASM39365v2, whole genome shotgun sequence DNA harbors:
- the LOC104222141 gene encoding laccase-12-like, with protein MQAFNMSIANPLRSLLIYGILLLFANAVSLAKAKIHNHDFVIQATPVKRLCNTRSTITVNGQFPGPTLEVNNGDTLVVKVVNKAQYNVTIHWHGVRQMRTAWADGPEFITQCPIRPGGSYTYRFTIQGQEGTLWWHAHSSWLRATVYGALVIHPKEGTSYPFPKPKRETPILLGEWWDANPIDVIRQATRTGAAPNVSDAYTINGQPGDLYKCSSQDTTIVHVDSGETNLLRVINAGLNQQLFFKVANHKFTVVGADASYVKPFTTSVIMLGPGQTTDVLITANQPPARYYMAVRAYASAQGAPFDNTTTTAILEYKAAPCPAKGVKINPILPSLPAFNDTATATTFTSSFRSARKVDVPTEIDENLFFTVGLGLNNCPAGASSSSCQGPNGTRFTASMNNVSFVLPSNFSLLQAHHQGIPGVFSTDFPAVPPVKFDYTGNVSRSLWQPISATKLYKLKYGARVQIVLQGTSIFTAENHPIHLHGYDFYILAEGFGNFNPQTDTAKFNLVDPPLRNTASVPVNGWSVIRFVADNPGVWIMHCHLDVHITWGLAMAFLVQNGVTQLEALEEPPVDLPVC; from the exons atgcagGCCTTCAACATGAGCATTGCCAACCCCTTGCGCTCTTTGTTAATATATGGCATTTTGCTTCTTTTTGCAAATGCTGTGTCTTTAGCTAAAGCAAAAATCCACAACCACGACTTTGTT ATTCAAGCAACGCCAGTAAAGAGGCTGTGCAATACGCGCAGCACCATAACAGTGAATGGACAATTTCCCGGACCAACTTTGGAAGTGAACAATGGAGATACTCTAGTTGTCAAAGTTGTCAATAAAGCTCAGTATAATGTCACCATTCATTG GCATGGGGTGAGACAAATGAGAACAGCATGGGCAGATGGACCAGAATTTATCACACAATGTCCAATAAGACCAGGAGGGAGTTACACTTATCGGTTTACAATTCAAGGACAAGAAGGCACACTTTGGTGGCACGCCCACAGCTCATGGCTCAGGGCCACTGTTTATGGAGCCTTAGTTATTCACCCTAAAGAAGGAACTTCCTACCCATTCCCTAAGCCCAAGAGAGAAACCCCCATTCTTCTTG GTGAGTGGTGGGATGCAAACCCCATTGACGTTATTCGACAAGCCACGCGAACAGGAGCAGCGCCTAATGTATCTGATGCTTACACTATTAATGGCCAACCCGGTGATCTTTACAAGTGTTCTAGTCAAG ATACTACCATAGTCCATGTGGACTCTGGTGAGACGAACCTCCTTCGAGTCATCAACGCTGGACTCAACCAACAACTTTTCTTCAAAGTAGCCAACCACAAGTTCACTGTTGTTGGAGCAGATGCATCTTATGTTAAACCTTTCACCACATCAGTCATTATGCTAGGACCAGGCCAAACTACTGATGTCCTCATCACTGCAAACCAACCACCAGCCCGGTATTACATGGCTGTGCGCGCCTATGCAAGTGCTCAAGGTGCACCCTTTGACAATACCACCACTACAGCCATACTAGAATACAAAGCTGCTCCTTGCCCTGCCAAAGGTGTCAAAATCAATCCCATTCTCCCATCTCTGCCCGCATTTAACGACACTGCTACTGCCACTACCTTCACATCCAGTTTCAGGAGCGCAAGAAAAGTCGATGTCCCAACTGAAATCGACGAAAATCTGTTCTTCACAGTTGGATTAGGACTCAATAACTGTCCTGCAGGGGCAAGCTCCAGCAGCTGTCAAGGTCCAAATGGAACGCGATTCACTGCTAGTATGAACAACGTGTCATTTGTGCTACCATCCAATTTCTCCCTGCTTCAAGCACATCACCAGGGGATACCTGGAGTTTTCTCAACTGATTTTCCAGCAGTTCCACCAGTTAAATTCGATTACACAGGGAACGTGAGCAGGTCACTCTGGCAACCTATTTCAGCAACTAAACTATACAAGTTAAAATATGGTGCGAGAGTGCAAATTGTGTTACAGGGAACTAGTATATTCACAGCTGAAAATCACCCAATTCATCTTCATGGTTATGATTTTTACATTCTTGCTGAGGGCTTTGGGAATTTCAATCCACAAACTGATACTGCTAAATTCAACCTTGTCGATCCACCTCTTCGTAATACTGCAAGTGTACCAGTTAATGGATGGTCTGTTATTAGATTCGTCGCTGATAATCCAG